The Fundidesulfovibrio magnetotacticus genome has a window encoding:
- the moaC gene encoding cyclic pyranopterin monophosphate synthase MoaC — MDSPRLTHLDEKGQARMVDVGGKTPTTRVAVAEALVRLAPATFALLAEGGLPKGDALATARIAGIMAAKRTPDLIPLCHPLGLDAVDVRLELDEAASSVRIEAEARLNAKTGVEMEALTAASVAALTLYDMCKAVQKDIVIERVRLLYKAGGKSGEFRAPRTP; from the coding sequence ATGGATTCCCCGCGCCTCACCCATCTGGACGAAAAGGGCCAGGCACGCATGGTGGACGTGGGCGGCAAGACGCCCACCACCCGCGTGGCCGTGGCCGAGGCCCTGGTGCGCCTGGCCCCAGCCACCTTCGCCCTGCTGGCAGAGGGCGGGCTGCCCAAGGGCGACGCCCTGGCCACCGCCCGCATCGCCGGGATCATGGCCGCCAAACGGACCCCGGACCTCATCCCCCTGTGCCACCCCCTGGGTCTGGACGCCGTGGACGTGCGCCTGGAGCTGGACGAGGCCGCCTCCTCCGTGCGCATCGAGGCCGAGGCGCGCCTCAACGCCAAGACCGGCGTGGAGATGGAGGCCCTCACGGCCGCCAGCGTGGCCGCCCTGACCCTCTACGACATGTGCAAGGCCGTGCAGAAGGACATCGTCATCGAGCGCGTGCGCCTGCTCTACAAGGCGGGCGGCAAAAGCGGCGAGTTCAGGGCGCCCCGGACGCCGTAA
- a CDS encoding amino acid ABC transporter permease, with protein sequence MQSPQQNVPVIEQHDGPAIPRKSDKGLVSAWWLSLVLSTGTLAWLVFVEKGAYMRLIKFIPDGVLVTFQVTVFSIVLALLLGLLTGLGRVSRNKWINLVASTYVEIVRGIPLLVQLFYIYYALGRFVRVPDMVAAVIAMAVCYGAYLGEIFRAGILAIDKGQTEAARSLGFSRAQTMRYVILPQAMRIILPPVGNEFIMLLKDTSLVSILAVADLLRRGREFASESFLYFETYTVVALVYLIITLILSKMVSMLEERLSFYVKR encoded by the coding sequence ATGCAAAGCCCACAGCAGAACGTACCCGTCATCGAGCAGCACGACGGCCCGGCCATCCCCCGCAAGTCCGACAAGGGGCTTGTCTCGGCGTGGTGGCTCTCCCTGGTCCTCTCCACCGGAACGCTGGCCTGGCTGGTCTTCGTGGAAAAGGGCGCGTACATGCGCCTGATCAAGTTCATCCCGGACGGAGTGCTCGTCACCTTCCAGGTGACGGTCTTCTCCATCGTGCTGGCCCTGTTGCTGGGCCTGCTCACGGGCCTGGGACGCGTCTCGCGCAACAAATGGATCAACCTGGTGGCCTCCACCTATGTGGAGATCGTGCGCGGCATCCCTCTCCTGGTGCAGCTTTTCTACATCTATTACGCCCTGGGGCGCTTCGTGCGCGTGCCCGACATGGTGGCCGCCGTCATCGCCATGGCCGTGTGCTACGGGGCCTACCTGGGAGAGATCTTCCGCGCGGGCATCCTGGCCATCGACAAGGGCCAGACCGAAGCCGCCCGCTCCCTGGGCTTCTCGCGCGCCCAGACCATGCGCTACGTCATCCTGCCCCAGGCCATGCGCATCATCCTGCCGCCCGTGGGCAACGAATTCATCATGCTGCTCAAGGACACCTCGCTGGTCTCCATTCTCGCCGTGGCCGACCTCCTGCGCCGCGGACGAGAGTTCGCCTCGGAATCGTTCCTCTATTTCGAGACCTACACCGTGGTGGCCCTGGTGTACCTGATCATCACCCTGATCCTGTCCAAAATGGTGTCCATGCTTGAAGAGAGGCTCTCCTTCTATGTCAAACGCTGA
- a CDS encoding TerC family protein — MELFSAANIIAFLTLSALEIVLGIDNIVFIAIISNRLPAEQQSRARRIGLLLAMGTRILLLLSITWVMRLTAPLFAVLGTEFSGRDLILLAGGLFLIAKSTFEIHEKFEHHAHDEDSAPKKALSYASAVTQIAILDIIFSLDSVITAVGMSGEIVVMVAAVVAAVIVMMVFADPVSHFVKRHPTIQMLALSFLILIGVFLMAEGLGKHIDRGYIYFAMAFSLGVELLNMRTRPRED; from the coding sequence ATGGAACTCTTCTCCGCCGCCAACATCATCGCCTTCCTGACGCTCTCCGCCCTGGAGATCGTGCTGGGCATCGACAACATCGTCTTCATCGCCATCATCTCCAATCGCCTGCCCGCGGAACAGCAGTCCCGCGCGCGTCGCATCGGCCTGCTGCTGGCCATGGGCACGCGCATCCTGCTCCTGCTCTCCATCACCTGGGTGATGCGCCTCACGGCGCCGCTCTTCGCCGTGCTGGGCACCGAGTTTTCCGGGCGCGACCTGATTCTCCTGGCGGGCGGATTGTTCCTGATCGCCAAGTCCACCTTCGAGATCCACGAAAAGTTCGAGCACCACGCCCACGACGAGGACTCCGCCCCGAAAAAGGCCCTCTCCTACGCCTCGGCCGTGACCCAGATCGCCATCCTGGACATCATCTTCTCGCTGGATTCGGTGATCACCGCCGTGGGCATGTCCGGCGAGATCGTGGTGATGGTGGCGGCCGTGGTGGCGGCCGTGATCGTGATGATGGTCTTCGCCGACCCGGTGAGCCACTTCGTGAAGCGCCACCCCACCATCCAGATGCTTGCGCTCTCGTTTCTGATCCTCATCGGCGTGTTCCTCATGGCCGAGGGCCTGGGCAAGCACATCGACCGGGGCTACATCTACTTCGCCATGGCCTTCTCCCTGGGCGTGGAGCTTTTGAACATGCGCACGCGGCCCAGGGAAGACTGA
- the rpoZ gene encoding DNA-directed RNA polymerase subunit omega, which produces MARITVEDCLEKCNNRFMIVQMAIKRVKQYREGYDPLVECRNKEIVTSLREIAGEKVLPAESIEEAGIYVEPKL; this is translated from the coding sequence ATGGCCCGCATCACCGTCGAAGACTGCCTCGAAAAGTGCAACAACCGCTTCATGATCGTGCAGATGGCCATCAAGAGGGTCAAGCAGTACCGCGAGGGCTACGACCCCCTGGTGGAATGCCGCAACAAGGAGATCGTCACCTCCCTGCGCGAGATCGCGGGAGAGAAGGTTCTCCCTGCCGAATCCATCGAGGAAGCGGGCATCTACGTCGAACCCAAGCTGTAA
- a CDS encoding ABC transporter substrate-binding protein, with protein MRLQLKWRHQFQFAGYYAAIEKGFFRDEGLAVELVEGNPGVTPSQVILDGQADFAVDAPSIVIQRQLGAPLVALAAIFQHSPTVLLTRRDSGILTPQDLRGKRVMFTQLTDPECLAMLSNEHVTLDSLTIMPHNWSIDDLIMGKVDAQTAYLTNEPYQMLLRGVEPGVINPRSYGIDFYGDCLVATEAKVREDPRLVEAFLRGVQRGWRYAMENREEIARLILAKYTPRKSLDALLYEARVMDELIKPEFVAIGHMNPERWRHIADVYVRLGMMPRNYSLEGFFFSDIIEEAARREQRIFRNVLSVLAGAVLLAAGFGIAQWRFGKRLARQVRERTEALAASEETFRSIVESSPVGMLFFRKGDDGLYRLTGGNPAADRLTARPHREYLGRALAETFPDLEATDATAVETSQRSVETRSDEGLFRGLYDVHLFHTGPEALALIFQEVSERRRMMEMLIQTEKMMSLGGLAAGMAHEINNPLGGIIQSAQVVLSRLTRDSEVNRQAAMAAGCEMEAVRSFLTARDILFMVQAMRDSALRAAQIVGSMLEFSRAGDVSLSPLSLPAVLDKAVELCSTDFDHQNKYDFKGVRILREYEAHLPPALGNRTQIQQVFMNLMANAAHAMAGQGDPEIVLRARRDGDMARVEIEDNGPGMTEDVRRKVFEPFFTTKGVGEGTGLGLSLSYFIITNNHNGTIEVESDPGRGSRFIIRLPLA; from the coding sequence GTGCGCCTGCAGCTGAAATGGCGCCACCAGTTCCAGTTCGCGGGCTACTATGCGGCTATCGAGAAAGGCTTCTTCCGCGACGAAGGCCTGGCCGTGGAGCTCGTCGAGGGCAATCCCGGCGTAACCCCCTCCCAGGTGATTCTGGACGGTCAGGCCGATTTCGCCGTGGACGCGCCCTCCATCGTCATCCAGCGCCAGTTGGGCGCGCCCCTGGTGGCCCTGGCCGCCATCTTCCAGCATTCGCCCACCGTGCTGCTCACCCGGCGCGACTCGGGCATCCTCACCCCGCAGGATCTGCGCGGCAAGCGCGTCATGTTCACCCAGCTCACCGACCCCGAGTGCCTGGCCATGCTCTCCAACGAGCACGTGACGCTGGATTCCCTCACCATCATGCCCCACAACTGGAGCATCGACGACCTCATCATGGGAAAGGTGGACGCCCAGACCGCCTACCTGACCAACGAGCCCTACCAGATGCTCCTGCGCGGCGTGGAGCCCGGGGTGATCAACCCCCGCAGCTACGGCATCGACTTCTACGGCGACTGCCTGGTGGCCACCGAAGCCAAAGTGCGCGAAGACCCACGGCTCGTGGAGGCCTTCCTGCGCGGCGTGCAGCGCGGCTGGCGCTACGCCATGGAAAACCGGGAGGAAATCGCCCGACTGATCCTGGCCAAATACACCCCGCGCAAGAGCCTGGACGCCCTGCTCTACGAGGCGCGGGTCATGGACGAGCTCATCAAGCCCGAGTTCGTGGCCATCGGGCACATGAACCCGGAGCGCTGGAGACACATCGCCGACGTGTACGTGAGGCTCGGCATGATGCCGCGGAACTACAGCCTGGAAGGTTTTTTCTTCTCCGACATCATCGAGGAGGCCGCGCGCCGCGAGCAGCGCATCTTCCGCAACGTCCTGAGCGTCCTGGCCGGGGCGGTGCTCCTGGCCGCCGGGTTCGGCATCGCCCAGTGGCGCTTCGGCAAGCGCCTCGCACGGCAGGTGCGCGAGCGCACCGAGGCCCTGGCGGCCAGCGAGGAGACCTTCCGCAGCATCGTGGAATCCTCCCCCGTGGGCATGCTCTTCTTCCGCAAGGGGGACGACGGCCTCTACCGCCTCACCGGCGGCAACCCGGCCGCAGACCGCCTCACGGCCAGGCCCCACCGCGAGTACCTGGGACGCGCCCTTGCCGAGACCTTCCCGGACCTGGAAGCGACGGATGCGACGGCGGTCGAGACCTCACAGCGTTCCGTGGAGACCCGGTCCGACGAGGGGCTTTTCAGGGGGCTCTACGACGTGCATCTTTTCCATACCGGGCCTGAAGCCCTGGCGCTCATCTTCCAGGAGGTCTCCGAGCGCAGGCGCATGATGGAGATGCTCATCCAGACCGAAAAAATGATGAGCCTGGGCGGGCTGGCCGCCGGCATGGCCCACGAGATCAACAATCCCCTGGGCGGCATCATCCAGAGCGCCCAGGTGGTGCTCTCGCGGCTCACCAGGGACTCGGAGGTGAACCGCCAGGCCGCCATGGCCGCCGGTTGCGAGATGGAGGCCGTGCGCAGCTTCCTCACCGCGCGCGACATCCTTTTCATGGTGCAGGCCATGCGCGATTCGGCTTTGCGCGCAGCCCAGATCGTTGGGAGCATGCTGGAGTTCAGCCGGGCCGGAGACGTCTCCCTGTCGCCGCTCTCGCTGCCGGCGGTGCTGGACAAGGCGGTGGAGCTTTGCTCAACGGACTTCGACCATCAGAACAAGTACGATTTCAAGGGCGTGCGCATCCTGCGCGAGTACGAGGCGCACCTGCCCCCGGCTCTGGGCAACCGCACGCAGATCCAGCAGGTGTTCATGAACCTCATGGCCAACGCGGCCCACGCCATGGCCGGGCAGGGCGATCCGGAGATCGTCCTGCGCGCGCGGCGCGACGGCGATATGGCGCGCGTGGAGATCGAGGACAACGGCCCGGGCATGACGGAAGACGTGCGCCGCAAGGTGTTCGAGCCCTTCTTCACCACCAAGGGCGTGGGCGAGGGAACGGGCCTGGGGCTCTCGCTCTCCTACTTCATCATCACCAACAACCACAACGGAACCATCGAGGTGGAGTCCGACCCCGGGCGCGGCTCGCGCTTCATCATTCGGCTGCCGCTGGCCTGA
- a CDS encoding amino acid ABC transporter ATP-binding protein: MSNAEPIITVTGAGKFFGKLKALDNVSLTVRPGEKVVIIGPSGSGKSTLLRAINRLEEIDAGRIVVDGHNLSDAAVDINRVRMDVGMVFQSFNLFPHYTVLDNVTLAPVKLRGVPQEEARAKALALLDKVGIKEKAGVYPAMLSGGQQQRVAIARALAMNPKIMLFDEPTSALDPEMIGEVLAVMLDLAREGMTMVVVTHEMGFARQAADRIVFMDHGRIIDEGPPEEFFESAKHPRAQKFLEQIL; encoded by the coding sequence ATGTCAAACGCTGAGCCCATCATCACCGTCACGGGCGCGGGCAAGTTCTTCGGCAAGCTCAAGGCCCTGGACAACGTGAGCCTTACGGTCCGTCCGGGCGAGAAGGTGGTCATCATCGGCCCCTCGGGCTCGGGAAAGTCCACGCTCCTGCGCGCCATCAACCGCCTGGAGGAGATCGACGCCGGGCGCATCGTGGTGGACGGCCACAACCTCTCCGACGCCGCCGTGGACATCAACCGCGTGCGCATGGACGTGGGCATGGTGTTCCAGTCCTTCAACCTCTTCCCGCACTACACCGTGCTGGACAACGTGACCCTGGCCCCCGTGAAACTGCGCGGCGTGCCCCAGGAAGAGGCGCGGGCCAAGGCCCTGGCCCTGCTGGACAAGGTGGGCATCAAGGAGAAGGCCGGGGTGTACCCCGCCATGCTCTCGGGCGGCCAGCAGCAGCGCGTGGCCATCGCCCGCGCGCTGGCCATGAACCCCAAGATCATGCTCTTCGACGAGCCCACCTCCGCCCTGGACCCCGAAATGATCGGCGAGGTGCTCGCCGTCATGCTGGACCTGGCCCGCGAAGGCATGACCATGGTGGTGGTGACCCACGAAATGGGCTTCGCCCGTCAGGCCGCCGACCGCATCGTGTTCATGGACCACGGACGCATCATCGACGAAGGCCCCCCGGAGGAGTTCTTCGAGAGCGCCAAACACCCCCGCGCCCAGAAGTTCCTGGAACAGATTCTCTAG
- a CDS encoding YhjD/YihY/BrkB family envelope integrity protein: MFKTPLIIAWLRFVAASFLRNRGLLLAASLSYTTVLSLVPLLAVAFSVAKGFGIYEAPYLREALMRLTAEKGDVVDAVLGYIQNTNVKALGFIGVATLFVTSVGLISSMESAFNIIWHAPERKGLWGRFSNHVTVILVCPIFLLAAFSLSATLQNAAIVQWMREIELVNQALSLALTALPMAMVSVALFVVYTFLPNVRVRPLAALAGALAAGVAWQSCQALYIRYQIGVTGYNAIYGSFAQIPLLLVWLYVSWLIVLAGAEIANAAQNFVRVAGEDEARGWSVAERREQAVALALMLAARAEDRSGPLTAGEAARVLGVPVKFAEEELERLTRSGMALRAEAPGGDAGYALAGAPDRITVAEVAMAWAWAREDGEGPQGLPGPDRPSPETDERSLREALTASGAP; encoded by the coding sequence ATGTTCAAGACGCCCCTGATCATCGCCTGGCTGCGTTTCGTGGCCGCCTCATTCCTGCGCAACCGGGGGCTTTTGCTGGCGGCCTCGCTCTCCTACACCACGGTGCTCTCGCTGGTGCCCCTGCTGGCCGTGGCCTTTTCCGTGGCCAAGGGCTTCGGCATCTACGAGGCCCCCTACCTGCGCGAGGCCCTCATGCGCCTCACGGCCGAGAAGGGCGACGTTGTGGACGCGGTGCTGGGCTACATCCAGAACACCAACGTGAAGGCCCTGGGGTTCATCGGCGTGGCCACGCTCTTCGTCACGTCGGTGGGGCTCATCTCGTCCATGGAGTCGGCCTTCAACATCATTTGGCACGCGCCGGAGCGCAAGGGGCTGTGGGGCCGCTTCTCCAACCACGTCACGGTGATCCTGGTGTGCCCCATCTTCCTGCTGGCGGCCTTCAGCCTTTCGGCCACGCTCCAGAACGCGGCCATCGTGCAGTGGATGCGCGAGATCGAGCTGGTGAACCAGGCGCTCTCCCTGGCCCTCACGGCCCTGCCCATGGCCATGGTGAGCGTGGCCCTCTTCGTGGTCTACACCTTCCTGCCCAACGTCCGCGTGCGGCCCCTGGCGGCCCTGGCCGGGGCGCTGGCCGCCGGAGTGGCCTGGCAGTCCTGCCAGGCCCTGTACATCCGCTACCAGATCGGCGTGACGGGCTACAACGCCATCTACGGGAGCTTCGCCCAGATCCCTCTGCTGCTGGTGTGGCTCTACGTGAGCTGGCTCATCGTGCTGGCCGGGGCCGAGATCGCCAACGCGGCGCAGAACTTCGTGCGCGTGGCCGGGGAGGACGAAGCGCGCGGCTGGTCCGTGGCCGAGCGGCGCGAGCAGGCCGTGGCCCTGGCCCTGATGCTGGCCGCACGCGCCGAGGACCGCTCGGGACCGCTGACGGCAGGCGAGGCCGCCAGGGTGCTGGGCGTGCCGGTGAAGTTCGCCGAGGAGGAGCTGGAACGCCTGACCCGGTCCGGGATGGCCCTGCGCGCCGAAGCGCCCGGGGGCGATGCGGGCTACGCCCTGGCGGGCGCGCCGGACAGGATCACGGTGGCGGAGGTGGCCATGGCCTGGGCCTGGGCGCGGGAGGACGGAGAAGGCCCTCAGGGCCTGCCGGGGCCGGACAGGCCAAGCCCCGAAACGGACGAAAGGTCGCTGCGCGAGGCGCTTACGGCGTCCGGGGCGCCCTGA
- the dnaJ gene encoding molecular chaperone DnaJ, whose translation MTKADYYEILGVPRDAGEDAIKKAYRQLAFKFHPDRNPGDAEAESKFKEAAEAYEVLRDPQKRARYDRFGHQGLGDTGFGGFSNPEDIFSTFSDIFGEFFGFSQGARGRGPRPQAGNDLRYDLRVAFRDAAKGMEAALKIPRNVPCHECEGSGAAPGTRPETCRQCGGAGQVHQSQGFFRIAVTCPVCRGEGVVVPNPCPRCKGKGALPDVRELKVRIPAGVDDGSRLRLRGEGEPGQHGGPPGDLYVIIHVEEDKTFRRQGQDLVYSLEIGMVQAALGEKVQVPTLDGEETMEIPKGTQSGEVFSLRGKGLPHPGRSGHGDLLVEVIVTTPKSLSKKQEELLREFLRAEEDKPMKKVKNFFKKAKDAAMGS comes from the coding sequence ATGACCAAGGCCGATTATTACGAGATCCTCGGCGTCCCGCGCGACGCCGGGGAGGACGCCATCAAGAAGGCCTACCGCCAGCTGGCCTTCAAGTTCCATCCCGACCGCAACCCCGGCGACGCCGAGGCGGAATCCAAGTTCAAGGAAGCCGCCGAGGCCTACGAGGTGCTGCGCGACCCCCAGAAGCGCGCCCGCTACGACCGCTTCGGCCACCAGGGACTGGGGGACACGGGCTTCGGAGGCTTTTCCAACCCCGAAGACATCTTCAGCACCTTCTCCGACATCTTCGGGGAATTCTTCGGGTTCAGCCAGGGCGCACGCGGGCGCGGTCCGCGCCCCCAGGCCGGGAACGACCTGCGATACGATCTGCGCGTCGCCTTCCGCGACGCGGCCAAGGGCATGGAGGCCGCCCTTAAAATCCCCCGCAACGTGCCCTGCCACGAATGCGAGGGCTCCGGAGCGGCCCCCGGCACCCGGCCCGAAACCTGCCGCCAGTGCGGCGGCGCGGGACAGGTGCACCAGAGCCAGGGCTTCTTCCGCATCGCCGTCACCTGCCCGGTCTGCCGGGGCGAGGGCGTTGTGGTCCCCAACCCCTGCCCGCGCTGCAAGGGCAAGGGCGCGCTCCCAGACGTGCGCGAACTCAAGGTGCGCATCCCCGCCGGAGTGGACGACGGCTCGCGCCTGCGCCTGCGCGGTGAGGGCGAACCCGGACAGCACGGCGGCCCCCCGGGCGACCTCTACGTGATCATCCACGTGGAGGAGGACAAGACCTTCCGCCGGCAGGGGCAGGATCTCGTCTACTCCCTGGAGATCGGCATGGTCCAGGCGGCCCTGGGCGAGAAGGTCCAGGTGCCCACCCTCGACGGCGAGGAGACCATGGAGATCCCCAAGGGCACTCAGTCCGGAGAGGTGTTCTCCCTGCGCGGCAAGGGCCTGCCACATCCCGGGCGCTCCGGCCACGGCGACCTGCTGGTGGAGGTGATTGTCACCACGCCCAAGTCGCTCTCCAAAAAGCAGGAGGAGCTCCTTCGCGAGTTCCTGCGCGCCGAGGAAGACAAGCCCATGAAAAAGGTGAAGAACTTCTTCAAGAAGGCCAAGGACGCGGCCATGGGGTCCTGA
- a CDS encoding TrpB-like pyridoxal phosphate-dependent enzyme: MESKIILPERDMPRQWYNALPDLPTPLAPPLEPGSGKPVTPDMLAPIFPQAVIEQEMSPEARIDIPEPVLDIYRLFRPTPLVRAHRLEKALGVKCKIFYKDESRSPAGSHKPNTAIPQAYYNAREGVKRLATETGAGQWGTALSFACKMFGLQCTVYMVKVSYNQKPYRRILINSYGAEVFPSPSDKTQTGRDILAKDPDCQGSLGLAISEAVEDAATHEDTKYALGSVLNHVVLHQTIVGLETEKQLAMAGEKPDFLVGCVGGGSNFGGLVLPFLPRKLSGEKIRFIAAEPKACPTLTRGQFRYDYGDVARLTPLLKMHTLGHAYMPAPIHAGGLRYHGDAPIVCNLAAEGIVEARSYFQNDCFEAARLFQATEGFLPAPETSHAIKAAIDVAREAEPGQNVVFLFSGHGLLDLASYDAYMQGNLVDFEHSQEDIDESLKACPTFD; the protein is encoded by the coding sequence ATGGAGTCCAAGATCATCCTGCCCGAACGGGACATGCCCCGCCAGTGGTACAACGCCCTGCCCGACCTGCCCACCCCCCTGGCCCCGCCCCTGGAGCCCGGCTCCGGCAAGCCCGTCACCCCGGACATGCTGGCCCCCATCTTCCCGCAGGCCGTCATCGAGCAGGAGATGAGCCCCGAGGCGCGCATCGACATCCCCGAGCCGGTGCTGGACATCTACCGCCTCTTCAGGCCCACCCCCCTGGTGCGCGCCCACAGGCTGGAGAAGGCCCTGGGCGTGAAGTGCAAGATCTTCTACAAGGACGAGTCGCGCTCCCCGGCGGGCTCCCACAAGCCCAACACCGCCATCCCCCAGGCCTACTACAACGCCCGCGAGGGCGTGAAGCGCCTGGCCACAGAGACCGGCGCCGGCCAGTGGGGCACGGCGCTCTCCTTCGCCTGCAAGATGTTCGGCCTGCAGTGCACGGTCTACATGGTCAAGGTGAGCTACAACCAGAAACCCTACCGGCGCATTCTCATCAACTCCTACGGGGCCGAGGTGTTCCCCTCGCCCTCGGACAAGACCCAGACCGGCCGCGACATCCTGGCCAAGGACCCGGACTGCCAGGGCTCCCTGGGCCTGGCCATCTCCGAGGCCGTGGAGGACGCCGCCACCCACGAGGACACCAAGTACGCCCTGGGCAGCGTGCTCAACCACGTGGTGCTCCACCAGACCATCGTGGGCCTGGAGACCGAGAAGCAGCTGGCCATGGCGGGCGAGAAGCCCGATTTCCTGGTGGGCTGCGTTGGCGGCGGCAGCAACTTCGGCGGCCTGGTGCTGCCCTTCCTGCCGCGCAAGCTCTCGGGCGAGAAGATCCGCTTCATCGCCGCCGAGCCCAAGGCCTGCCCCACCCTGACCAGGGGCCAGTTCCGCTACGACTACGGCGACGTGGCGAGGCTCACGCCGCTGCTCAAGATGCACACCCTGGGGCACGCCTACATGCCCGCGCCCATCCACGCGGGCGGCCTGCGCTACCACGGCGACGCGCCCATCGTGTGCAACCTGGCCGCCGAAGGCATCGTGGAGGCCCGCTCCTACTTCCAGAACGACTGCTTCGAGGCCGCGCGCCTGTTCCAGGCCACAGAGGGCTTCCTGCCCGCGCCGGAGACCTCCCACGCCATCAAGGCCGCCATCGACGTGGCCCGCGAGGCCGAGCCCGGCCAGAACGTGGTGTTCCTCTTCTCCGGCCACGGCCTGCTGGACCTGGCCTCCTACGACGCCTACATGCAGGGCAACCTGGTGGACTTCGAGCACTCCCAGGAGGACATCGACGAGTCCCTCAAGGCCTGCCCGACGTTCGACTAG